Proteins from one Pithys albifrons albifrons isolate INPA30051 chromosome 2, PitAlb_v1, whole genome shotgun sequence genomic window:
- the MAS1 gene encoding proto-oncogene Mas, which translates to MDESNITFHPSEGTENISMHRNISAQERVWEILTPLWVIMIISFLGFCENGIVLWCLCFQIKRNPFTAYITHLSIADISLLLCTFILSIEYIAGFGFAYGFYYYITTTLSIIFLLGYNTGLYLLTAISIERCLSIVYPIWYRCHRSQHQSAIVCAILWTLSFLMTIAEYLTCKDDSTKEQFDDGNHCQALLIFTWILTFMIFIPLMILSSLILVIRIHRNSLRPHSSKLYIIIVATVIVFLIFAMPMRLLYLLNYHHWSSLLSQQNHVTVVLSTINSSINPLVYFFVGSSKKKRFKESLKVVLSRALTDGLRPRSQEVGMSLDIAETIF; encoded by the coding sequence ATGGATGAGTCAAACATAACGTTTCATCCCAGCGAAGGCACAGAGAACATCTCAATGCACAGAAACATTTCTGCACAGGAAAGGGTCTGGGAGATATTGACCCCACTTTGGGTAATTATGATCATCTCCTTCCTGGGTTTTTGTGAAAATGGAATTGTCCTCTGGTGCCTCTGCTTCCAGATCAAAAGAAACCCCTTCACTGCGTATATCACACACCTGTCCATTGCTGATATCTCTTTACTGCTTTGTACGTTTATTCTGTCAATTGAGTACATTGCTGGTTTTGGATTTGCGTATGGTTTCTACTATTATATAACCACCACACTATCTATCATCTTCCTTCTTGGCTATAATACTGGTCTCTATCTCCTGACAGCCATCAGTATTGAGAGGTGTCTGTCTATTGTTTACCCCATTTGGTACCGATGCCACCGGTCACAGCATCAATCGGCAATTGTGTGTGCAATTCTGTGGACTCTGTCTTTCCTGATGACAATAGCTGAATATTTAACATGCAAAGATGATTCAACAAAGGAACAGTTCGATGATGGCAACCATTGCCAAGCACTGCTCATCTTCACATGGATCCTGACTTTCATGATCTTCATTCCTCTAATGATTCTGTCCAGCCTGATCTTGGTTATCAGGATTCATCGTAACTCCCTGAGACCTCATTCATCAAAGCTCTACATCATCATTGTAGCCACAGTCATTGTCTTCCTCATCTTTGCCATGCCTATGAGGTTGTTGTATCTTCTGAATTACCACCACTGGTCATCTTTGCTCAGCCAGCAGAACCATGTCACCGTTGTTCTCTCCACCATTAACAGCAGCATCAACCCCCTTGTTTACTTCTTTGTAGGAAGCAGCAAGAAGAAGAGGTTCAAGGAAAGCCTCAAAGTGGTTCTTAGCAGAGCGCTCACTGATGGGTTGCGGCCAAGAAGCCAGGAAGTTGGCATGAGTTTGGATATAGCTGAAACAATTTTCTAA